From the Natrarchaeobaculum aegyptiacum genome, one window contains:
- a CDS encoding helix-turn-helix domain-containing protein — MANSMADQLRRDMVCEGLLECIHGLRGLDTTCYQVIVRSDGPMTVDDVAERVDRERSTVYRSIQRLLQSGFVEKTQKNDEGGGYHHVYTPVPPSTITRQMQRTVTDRYAQVSMLIQEFEDRYADAPSVDQQG, encoded by the coding sequence ATGGCGAACTCGATGGCCGATCAGCTACGACGGGACATGGTTTGTGAGGGGCTACTCGAGTGCATTCACGGCCTGCGCGGCCTCGATACGACCTGTTACCAGGTGATCGTCAGGAGTGACGGACCGATGACGGTCGACGACGTCGCCGAGCGGGTCGACCGCGAGCGCTCGACGGTCTACCGATCGATCCAGCGACTGCTCCAGAGCGGGTTCGTAGAGAAGACCCAGAAGAACGACGAGGGAGGGGGCTACCACCACGTCTACACGCCCGTTCCGCCGTCGACGATTACTCGTCAGATGCAGCGGACGGTCACTGACCGGTACGCACAGGTGAGCATGCTCATTCAGGAGTTCGAGGATCGGTACGCCGACGCCCCGTCGGTCGATCAGCAGGGCTGA
- a CDS encoding helix-turn-helix domain-containing protein, translated as MANSMVEQLQQDMECEGLLECIHGLKQLDKECFQVMVESDEPLTIDEVAERVDRERSTAYRAIQRLLQSGFIQKEQINYDQGGYYHVYYPTDPTQIANDMQRMLNDWYAKMGQLIQEFEDKYEHVDEGTAVAEG; from the coding sequence ATGGCTAACTCGATGGTAGAACAACTCCAGCAGGATATGGAGTGTGAAGGGCTGCTGGAGTGTATCCACGGTCTCAAGCAACTCGACAAGGAGTGTTTCCAGGTGATGGTCGAGAGCGACGAACCGCTGACGATCGACGAGGTTGCAGAACGCGTCGACCGCGAACGATCGACGGCCTACCGGGCCATCCAGCGACTGCTCCAGAGCGGGTTCATCCAGAAAGAGCAGATCAACTACGACCAGGGTGGGTACTACCACGTCTACTACCCGACCGATCCGACCCAGATCGCAAACGACATGCAGCGGATGCTCAACGACTGGTACGCGAAGATGGGGCAACTGATCCAGGAGTTCGAAGACAAGTACGAGCACGTCGACGAGGGGACGGCAGTCGCGGAAGGGTAG
- a CDS encoding DUF7475 family protein: MCANPTTADKAMFDRPTNPVSYVAILMALITGVLHLVAATNAIQFSQVLGVLFVLNGLGFIGGTIVYLTRYWRRPLYLVAAIYSIVTILALFPVQGWGLEAFYMQGSLNPLAVITKAAEAVLAICALYLYADA, from the coding sequence ATGTGCGCAAATCCCACAACTGCAGACAAAGCAATGTTCGATCGACCAACGAATCCGGTCAGCTACGTCGCCATCCTCATGGCGCTCATCACTGGCGTGCTCCACCTCGTAGCGGCGACGAACGCCATTCAATTCAGCCAGGTGCTGGGCGTTCTGTTCGTTCTCAACGGGCTCGGATTCATCGGTGGAACGATCGTCTATCTCACTCGCTACTGGCGGCGACCGCTATACCTCGTCGCGGCAATCTACTCGATCGTCACGATTCTCGCTCTCTTCCCAGTCCAGGGCTGGGGTCTCGAGGCGTTCTACATGCAGGGCTCGCTGAACCCACTGGCAGTCATCACGAAAGCTGCCGAGGCAGTTCTCGCCATCTGTGCGCTCTACCTGTACGCGGACGCCTAG
- a CDS encoding cation:proton antiporter, whose translation MLVTVIAIILALGVASRVLADRLRIPSVLFLIFAGIAIGPEVLGIVSSETFGGGLSAMVGVSVAIILFEGGYHLHLEKLRESPTALTRLITVGALLTWLGTAGAVVVFLETSLEVGLLVGALLIATGPTVIGPILQVVTVRDHVASVLEGEGVINDVTAAILVVVVFEVLIAGDGGLTHLVADFAWRLGIGLGVGAAVAAAVWLLLTRGYSRPCAAPLHARLIVLAGIVVAYGGAEFLASETGIAAAAMAGFALGNVDLPYHEEVIDFLDDVSVVVLSFVFVALAALIDFQDIMALGLAGIAIVVAITMVLRPAVIYLSTTGARFTRNERLFLSAVGPRGIIPASVATLFAVELQALGRPQEAQLLAGTVFLIIFATVVLQAGLARQIANVLEVSPMRTIIVGGGRVGLSLAERLEQDGENVLLVDANPDAVEKARKRGLRALEGDGTDAAVLEQAGVDDAKTVIATTPDDDVNLLVCQLAQTTFDVETVASRVNQPENVDAFEALDVHAIDLSMATAWSLENVLERPSLSAWMNELGRTGDVQEIEVTASDLVGKTIADVNAEIPDGCIVGLLTHRDGTTEVPTGDHRLRDGDRVTFLGETDAVEQAVKRFHPHD comes from the coding sequence ATGCTCGTCACCGTCATCGCGATCATCCTCGCCCTCGGGGTCGCCTCCCGCGTGCTCGCCGACCGGCTCCGCATCCCGAGCGTCCTCTTCCTGATCTTCGCCGGCATCGCCATCGGCCCCGAGGTCCTCGGGATCGTCTCGAGTGAGACGTTCGGCGGCGGGCTCTCGGCGATGGTCGGCGTGAGCGTCGCGATCATCCTCTTCGAGGGTGGGTATCACCTCCACCTCGAGAAGCTCCGGGAGAGTCCGACGGCGCTGACGAGGCTCATCACGGTCGGTGCGCTGCTGACGTGGCTTGGCACGGCTGGTGCGGTCGTCGTATTCCTCGAGACCAGCCTCGAGGTGGGGCTGTTAGTCGGGGCGCTGTTGATCGCGACCGGCCCGACGGTGATCGGGCCGATCCTGCAGGTCGTCACCGTCAGAGATCACGTGGCCTCGGTCCTCGAGGGCGAGGGCGTGATCAACGACGTGACGGCGGCGATCCTGGTGGTCGTCGTCTTCGAGGTGCTGATCGCCGGCGACGGCGGTCTCACTCACCTCGTTGCGGATTTCGCGTGGCGACTGGGCATCGGTCTCGGCGTCGGCGCGGCAGTCGCAGCCGCCGTCTGGTTGCTCCTCACTCGAGGCTACTCGAGACCCTGTGCAGCCCCGCTGCACGCCCGGTTGATCGTCCTCGCGGGGATCGTCGTCGCCTACGGCGGTGCCGAGTTTCTCGCCAGCGAGACGGGGATCGCTGCGGCCGCGATGGCGGGGTTCGCCCTCGGAAACGTCGATCTGCCGTACCACGAGGAAGTGATCGACTTCCTCGACGACGTCTCCGTGGTGGTTCTCTCGTTCGTCTTCGTCGCGCTGGCCGCGCTGATCGATTTTCAGGACATCATGGCCCTCGGACTGGCCGGAATCGCCATCGTCGTCGCGATCACGATGGTGCTCCGGCCGGCCGTCATCTACCTCTCGACGACCGGCGCGCGATTCACCCGCAACGAGCGACTCTTCCTCTCGGCGGTCGGCCCTCGTGGGATCATTCCCGCCAGCGTCGCGACGCTCTTTGCCGTCGAGTTGCAAGCGCTCGGCCGCCCACAGGAGGCCCAGTTGCTCGCCGGCACCGTCTTTCTGATCATCTTCGCGACGGTCGTCCTCCAGGCCGGCCTCGCTCGACAGATCGCGAACGTACTCGAGGTTTCACCAATGCGCACCATCATCGTCGGCGGGGGACGGGTCGGCCTCTCCCTCGCAGAACGACTCGAACAGGACGGAGAGAACGTACTGCTGGTCGACGCGAACCCGGATGCCGTCGAAAAAGCCCGTAAACGCGGCCTCCGGGCGCTCGAGGGTGACGGCACCGACGCCGCAGTCCTCGAGCAAGCGGGCGTCGACGACGCGAAGACGGTCATCGCGACCACGCCCGACGACGACGTCAACCTGCTGGTCTGCCAGCTCGCCCAGACCACCTTCGACGTCGAGACGGTCGCCTCGCGGGTCAACCAGCCCGAGAACGTCGACGCCTTCGAAGCCCTCGACGTCCACGCGATCGACCTCTCGATGGCCACCGCGTGGTCGCTCGAGAACGTCTTAGAGCGGCCGTCGCTGTCGGCGTGGATGAACGAACTCGGCCGCACCGGTGACGTCCAGGAGATCGAAGTGACGGCGTCGGATCTGGTCGGCAAGACGATCGCGGACGTCAATGCCGAGATTCCAGACGGCTGTATCGTCGGGTTGCTGACCCACCGGGATGGAACGACCGAGGTGCCGACTGGCGACCACCGGCTTCGAGACGGCGACCGGGTCACCTTCCTCGGCGAGACCGACGCCGTCGAGCAGGCTGTCAAACGGTTTCACCCGCACGACTAG
- a CDS encoding sulfite exporter TauE/SafE family protein yields the protein MELLGLSLPLLALFVSFGFMVGVLFGFFGMGGSFLITPTLLILDYPASVAIGSGLAFYFGTSVIAVMKHYDIGQVDYKLGAALFVVLSIGIELGSRLVFALEALGIANLVTGVAYVVLLAGIGAIFLRRAYNLEDEDADDDVDDEEIPAVGQKIQSYTIPPMISLVSGGRASLWTISGAGGIVGLVSGLIGVGGGFMRMPTIYYLIGTPLTVAVGTSLFAGLFSGAFGTFTYGASGSVDLAVVSLLLVGSALGARIGSAATTVVEEDDVIVYFGIMMVLASAGIALSELANWLGVGTLDVLSVVLLVGSSFAVASIILYEVVKTSAGSRPTQPAPNGDD from the coding sequence ATGGAGCTACTGGGACTCAGCCTGCCGCTGCTGGCGCTGTTCGTGAGCTTCGGCTTCATGGTCGGCGTCCTGTTCGGCTTCTTCGGGATGGGTGGCTCGTTCCTGATCACGCCCACCCTGTTGATCCTCGATTATCCCGCATCCGTCGCGATCGGGAGCGGACTGGCGTTTTACTTCGGCACGTCGGTCATCGCCGTGATGAAACACTACGACATCGGGCAGGTCGACTACAAACTCGGCGCGGCGCTGTTCGTCGTGCTCTCGATCGGCATCGAACTCGGGAGCCGGCTCGTCTTCGCTCTCGAGGCGCTGGGGATCGCCAACCTCGTCACGGGGGTCGCCTACGTCGTCCTGCTGGCGGGGATCGGCGCGATCTTCCTCCGCCGGGCGTACAACCTCGAGGACGAGGATGCGGACGACGACGTCGACGACGAGGAGATTCCAGCCGTCGGCCAGAAGATCCAGTCGTACACAATTCCCCCGATGATCTCGCTGGTCTCCGGCGGCCGGGCGTCGCTGTGGACGATTTCGGGGGCTGGCGGTATCGTCGGCCTCGTCTCCGGTCTGATCGGCGTCGGTGGTGGGTTCATGCGGATGCCCACGATCTACTACCTGATCGGGACGCCGCTGACCGTAGCCGTCGGGACGAGCCTGTTCGCCGGGCTGTTCTCCGGCGCGTTCGGCACCTTCACCTACGGGGCCTCCGGCAGCGTCGACCTCGCGGTCGTCTCGCTGCTACTCGTCGGCAGCGCACTGGGCGCACGGATCGGCTCGGCTGCGACGACCGTCGTCGAGGAAGACGACGTCATCGTCTACTTCGGCATCATGATGGTGCTGGCCAGCGCCGGGATCGCACTCAGCGAACTCGCTAACTGGCTCGGCGTCGGCACGCTCGACGTGCTCAGCGTCGTGTTGCTCGTGGGTTCGTCGTTCGCCGTGGCCTCTATCATCCTCTACGAGGTGGTGAAGACGTCGGCTGGCTCACGGCCCACCCAGCCCGCGCCCAACGGTGACGACTGA
- a CDS encoding DUF7512 family protein produces the protein MIEFATLSGPVQATLVVGAILLQAVILYAGYGILERITAPLIETIVET, from the coding sequence ATGATCGAGTTCGCCACACTCTCCGGACCGGTCCAGGCGACGCTCGTCGTCGGTGCCATCCTGCTACAGGCAGTGATCCTCTACGCCGGATATGGCATCCTCGAACGTATCACCGCACCACTGATCGAAACGATCGTCGAGACATAG
- a CDS encoding universal stress protein, which yields MKAVVATDLSAASEATIQSETCLACIGRIGIEEIHLVTVVPSNVHAGMPGIDFEKRRRRGLERYSRVIEDAGFDVESHVVRGTPHRRIRGIAETIGASLTIVGSRGQSPLENRVIGSTARNLARTTVTPLLVNRVEREAEDPEVLREHLFRRMLFATDFSENADRAFDSFSYLRGATKEATLVHVETPKDPGLADDDPEDRLDELAGQLEEWGIETRTDVRQGDPADEILAAEEQYRPTTILVGSRGHSRLRRLLLGSVSEDLVARANGNVMLVPPASV from the coding sequence ATGAAAGCGGTCGTAGCGACTGACCTGTCGGCGGCGAGTGAGGCGACCATCCAGAGCGAAACCTGTCTCGCGTGTATCGGCCGAATCGGTATCGAGGAGATTCACCTCGTGACGGTCGTTCCGTCGAACGTCCACGCGGGCATGCCCGGGATCGACTTCGAGAAACGACGACGCCGAGGACTCGAGCGATACAGTCGCGTCATCGAGGACGCCGGATTCGACGTCGAAAGCCACGTCGTCCGGGGGACGCCCCACCGGCGGATCCGCGGCATCGCCGAGACGATCGGTGCATCGTTGACGATCGTCGGCTCGCGCGGACAGAGTCCCCTCGAGAACCGCGTAATCGGTTCGACTGCTCGCAACCTCGCGCGGACGACGGTGACGCCGCTGCTGGTAAACCGGGTCGAACGCGAGGCCGAAGACCCTGAGGTCCTCCGGGAGCACCTGTTCCGGCGAATGCTCTTTGCGACGGACTTCTCGGAGAACGCAGACCGTGCGTTCGACTCCTTTTCGTACCTGCGCGGAGCGACGAAGGAGGCGACGCTCGTTCACGTCGAGACGCCGAAAGATCCCGGTCTCGCCGACGACGATCCGGAAGACCGCCTCGACGAACTCGCTGGCCAGCTCGAAGAGTGGGGGATCGAGACCCGGACCGACGTCCGGCAGGGTGACCCGGCAGACGAGATCCTCGCAGCCGAAGAGCAGTACCGGCCGACGACGATCCTGGTGGGGTCGCGAGGCCACAGCCGACTCCGCCGGCTCCTGCTCGGGAGTGTCTCCGAGGACCTGGTTGCCAGGGCGAACGGAAACGTGATGCTCGTTCCGCCGGCGAGCGTGTGA
- a CDS encoding cupredoxin domain-containing protein, with protein MSWTSSIDRRTLLTAASAAGLTFLAGCPDDEEEPDDDEPDDDEPEEVDLEEWEDVDEFYFEGRTEAWVGIEPEIIEDEENPTITLIEGQEYDFRWVNGDGVTHNLEIRDDGDEIIDDYQSEDVTEEGEETTLEGVTATEEMVTYICTYHEATQVGDITVESE; from the coding sequence ATGAGCTGGACGTCGTCGATCGATCGGCGAACACTGTTGACCGCCGCGAGTGCCGCCGGGCTCACGTTCCTCGCGGGGTGCCCGGACGACGAGGAGGAACCGGACGACGACGAACCGGACGACGACGAGCCCGAAGAAGTCGACCTCGAGGAGTGGGAGGACGTCGACGAGTTCTACTTCGAAGGTCGAACCGAGGCGTGGGTCGGGATCGAACCCGAGATCATCGAAGACGAAGAGAACCCCACCATCACACTCATCGAGGGACAGGAGTACGATTTCCGCTGGGTGAACGGCGACGGCGTCACACACAACCTCGAGATCCGCGACGACGGTGACGAGATCATCGACGACTATCAGAGCGAAGACGTCACCGAAGAGGGCGAAGAGACGACTCTCGAGGGAGTCACTGCGACAGAGGAAATGGTGACATACATCTGCACGTACCACGAGGCGACTCAGGTCGGTGACATAACCGTCGAGTCCGAATGA
- a CDS encoding thioredoxin family protein → MSDTFDEERERIREQKKRELEARLENGEDPLAGDDDAASTPDTPIQIDGQGHLEQVIDDHDVVLVDCYADWCGPCKMLEPTIQALAAETDAAIAKVDVDAHQPIAQQLGARGVPTLVLYADGEPVERMMGAQPRQTLEGLIEQHTETAA, encoded by the coding sequence ATGAGCGACACCTTCGACGAGGAACGCGAGCGGATTCGCGAACAGAAGAAGCGTGAACTCGAGGCCCGGCTCGAGAACGGCGAGGATCCACTCGCCGGAGACGACGATGCCGCATCGACGCCGGATACACCGATCCAGATCGACGGGCAGGGTCACCTCGAGCAGGTGATCGACGACCACGACGTCGTCCTCGTCGACTGTTACGCCGACTGGTGTGGCCCCTGCAAGATGCTCGAGCCGACTATTCAGGCGCTCGCGGCCGAAACCGACGCCGCGATCGCGAAGGTCGACGTCGACGCCCACCAGCCGATCGCACAGCAACTCGGTGCTCGCGGCGTGCCGACGCTCGTTCTCTACGCCGACGGCGAACCCGTCGAACGGATGATGGGGGCCCAGCCACGCCAGACGCTCGAGGGGCTGATCGAACAGCACACCGAGACTGCTGCGTAG
- a CDS encoding dihydrolipoyl dehydrogenase, which produces MESEPAEFDVLVIGSGSGLDVANAAARRGQSVAVVEKGPLGGTCLNRGCIPSKKLLYHAEVMETVERADEFGIDVEVGDVDFADIVRDVTDDVAESAASIHHGLQASSQHTLLEGEGRFVDDREIEIVDGPDAAKRARADTVLVAAGTRPAMPPIDGIDEVDYLTSTEALQLEEPPERLVVVGGGYIAAELAHFFGTFGSEVSIVGRRPNLLPEADEEVAAAFTDRYADRYDVYAGYEAVAASETHGEVTVEARPYPPAWHDPADRDDVSVSGDALLIAAGRRPNTDLLNLEATGVETDADGFVVTDDYLRTTADGVWALGDVVGEYLLKHNANHEAATVVRNLFGDDLEPVDYSAMPFAVFGSPEVAGVGAREQDLREDDQAYAVRTYRYEDTARGSAMKAEGFVKVLIEPDGRILGCHVVGPEASNLIEEVVVAMTAGTGTVWDIRESVHVHPALSEVVDRAFAGQFVRRGDESQNHHHHHDHSTGDDSSHDDHDHSRGDDSSHDDHDHSRGDDSSHDDHDHGK; this is translated from the coding sequence ATGGAATCGGAACCGGCGGAATTCGACGTTCTCGTGATCGGCTCTGGATCGGGACTCGACGTTGCAAACGCCGCTGCCCGCCGGGGCCAATCGGTCGCGGTCGTCGAGAAGGGTCCGCTCGGGGGAACCTGCCTCAACCGCGGCTGTATTCCCTCCAAAAAGCTCCTCTACCACGCGGAGGTGATGGAAACCGTCGAACGCGCTGACGAGTTCGGTATCGACGTCGAGGTCGGCGACGTCGACTTCGCCGACATCGTCCGCGACGTGACCGACGACGTCGCAGAGAGCGCCGCGTCGATCCACCACGGATTGCAGGCCTCGAGCCAGCACACCCTGCTCGAGGGCGAAGGACGATTCGTCGACGACCGGGAAATCGAGATCGTCGACGGTCCCGACGCTGCAAAGCGCGCTCGAGCCGACACCGTCCTCGTCGCTGCCGGGACCCGACCGGCAATGCCACCGATCGACGGCATCGACGAGGTCGACTATCTGACGAGCACGGAGGCGTTGCAACTCGAGGAACCGCCCGAACGGCTCGTAGTCGTCGGCGGAGGGTACATCGCTGCCGAACTCGCCCACTTCTTCGGGACCTTCGGGAGCGAGGTGTCGATCGTCGGTCGTCGGCCGAACCTGCTCCCGGAGGCCGACGAGGAGGTCGCTGCCGCGTTCACCGACCGATACGCAGACCGGTACGACGTCTACGCCGGATACGAGGCCGTCGCAGCGTCGGAAACCCACGGGGAGGTGACCGTCGAGGCTCGACCGTACCCACCGGCCTGGCACGACCCGGCAGACCGCGATGACGTTTCCGTCAGCGGCGACGCGCTCCTGATCGCTGCGGGACGGCGGCCCAACACCGACCTGCTGAACCTCGAGGCGACTGGCGTCGAGACGGACGCAGACGGATTCGTCGTGACCGACGACTACCTGCGCACCACTGCCGACGGAGTCTGGGCGCTCGGCGACGTCGTCGGCGAGTACCTGCTCAAGCACAACGCGAATCACGAGGCGGCGACCGTCGTGCGGAACCTGTTCGGCGACGACCTCGAACCGGTCGACTACTCGGCGATGCCGTTCGCGGTCTTCGGCTCGCCCGAGGTGGCCGGTGTCGGCGCTCGAGAGCAGGATCTCCGGGAGGACGACCAGGCTTACGCCGTGCGAACCTACCGGTACGAGGACACCGCCCGCGGGAGCGCGATGAAGGCCGAGGGGTTCGTGAAGGTCCTCATCGAGCCGGATGGACGAATCCTCGGCTGTCACGTCGTCGGCCCCGAGGCCTCGAATCTGATCGAGGAGGTCGTCGTCGCCATGACTGCAGGGACGGGGACCGTCTGGGATATCCGCGAATCGGTTCACGTCCATCCTGCGCTCTCGGAGGTCGTCGACCGGGCGTTCGCCGGGCAGTTCGTCCGGCGCGGCGATGAATCACAAAACCACCACCATCATCACGATCACAGCACCGGCGACGATTCCAGCCACGATGACCACGACCACAGTCGGGGCGACGATTCCAGCCACGATGACCACGACCACAGTCGGGGCGACGATTCCAGCCACGACGACCACGACCACGGTAAGTGA